From a region of the Pukyongiella litopenaei genome:
- a CDS encoding 4-(cytidine 5'-diphospho)-2-C-methyl-D-erythritol kinase, which translates to MAPTDTGAPTPARQSEFAPAKINLTLHVTGRRADGYHLLDSLVVFADLGDRVAVAPDTGLSLTVTGPMAGGVPTGPDNLVLRAARLAGVTGAAITLDKHLPAAAGIGGGSSDAAATLRVLRDRLGVAMPAPLALGADVPVCLAARTARMRGIGENVEPVSGLPPLPAVLVNPGVSVATPDVFRRLSRRDGSAMDDIPAFADARACADWLRGQRNDLEAPARALAPGIGTVLTALGDSGAALVRMSGSGATCFGLFTDTATARQAAGQIAAANPGWWVRSTILGAAHHDPADQPIEL; encoded by the coding sequence ATGGCTCCGACTGACACCGGCGCGCCGACCCCTGCCCGACAGTCCGAATTCGCACCGGCCAAGATCAACCTGACCCTGCATGTCACCGGCCGCCGCGCCGATGGCTATCACCTGCTGGATTCGCTGGTCGTGTTCGCGGACCTGGGCGACCGCGTGGCCGTCGCGCCGGACACGGGCCTGTCGCTGACCGTCACCGGGCCGATGGCCGGCGGCGTTCCCACCGGGCCCGACAACCTGGTGCTGCGCGCGGCGCGGCTGGCCGGGGTGACCGGCGCCGCGATCACGCTCGACAAGCACCTGCCGGCGGCGGCCGGGATCGGCGGCGGCTCGTCGGACGCCGCCGCCACGCTGCGCGTGTTGCGTGACCGCCTCGGCGTGGCGATGCCCGCTCCGCTGGCGCTGGGGGCCGATGTGCCGGTCTGCCTGGCGGCGCGAACCGCGCGGATGCGCGGGATCGGCGAAAACGTGGAGCCCGTGTCCGGCCTGCCCCCCCTGCCCGCGGTTCTGGTCAATCCCGGCGTCTCGGTCGCCACGCCCGATGTGTTCCGCCGCCTTTCGCGGCGCGATGGCTCCGCGATGGACGATATTCCCGCCTTTGCCGACGCCCGCGCCTGCGCAGACTGGCTGCGCGGGCAGCGCAACGATCTCGAAGCCCCGGCCCGGGCCCTGGCCCCCGGCATCGGCACTGTGCTGACCGCGCTCGGCGACAGCGGTGCCGCCTTGGTCCGCATGAGCGGGTCCGGCGCCACCTGTTTCGGGCTGTTCACGGACACGGCCACGGCACGGCAGGCCGCCGGCCAGATCGCCGCCGCCAACCCCGGCTGGTGGGTGCGATCGACGATACTGGGGGCCGCGCATCACGACCCGGCGGATCAGCCCATCGAACTGTAG
- a CDS encoding glutathione S-transferase family protein, which produces MYQLIGHPHSRAFRVLWFLEEAGLPYTLDPASPHSDAVTAHNPSGKVPVLIEDGVALTDSTAILIYLADRHGVLAHPAGTLERARQDALTQCLLDEFDATLWTAARHSFVLPEDRRLPAIKDSLKWEFARSLARMADRFDGPFLQGETMTIADIIATHCLNWAYSAGFPVESDTLKAYSKRMRARDAFTRAAAAGAG; this is translated from the coding sequence ATGTATCAACTGATTGGCCATCCGCATTCACGGGCGTTCCGGGTGCTCTGGTTCCTCGAAGAGGCCGGGCTGCCCTACACGCTCGACCCGGCCTCTCCGCATAGCGACGCGGTCACCGCGCACAACCCGTCGGGCAAGGTGCCGGTGCTGATCGAGGACGGCGTGGCGCTGACCGATTCGACCGCGATCCTGATCTATCTCGCCGACAGGCACGGGGTTCTGGCCCACCCGGCGGGCACGCTGGAGCGGGCCCGCCAGGATGCGCTGACCCAATGCCTTCTGGACGAATTCGACGCCACGCTCTGGACCGCCGCGCGGCACAGTTTTGTGCTGCCCGAGGATCGCCGCCTACCCGCGATCAAGGACAGCCTGAAATGGGAATTCGCCCGCAGCCTCGCCCGGATGGCCGACCGGTTCGACGGCCCGTTCCTGCAGGGCGAAACGATGACCATCGCCGACATCATCGCCACCCATTGCCTGAACTGGGCCTATAGCGCGGGCTTTCCGGTCGAGAGCGACACGCTCAAGGCCTATAGCAAACGGATGCGGGCGCGCGATGCGTTCACACGCGCCGCGGCGGCGGGGGCGGGCTAG
- a CDS encoding tetratricopeptide repeat protein has protein sequence MFYQTTAAALLTLSLALPAPVLAQSGSGAYLAGRHAAFVSDFANGDRYYARALSYDRDNPSLMESVVVSRLALGEVNKAVPIAQRMEELGLQSQPAHMTVVADLAARGEYEAILSRDPETVGVGPLVDGLIAAWAHLGAGSVAQALEQFDKVAEDDGLRNFALYHKALALASVGDFEGAEAIFAADEDGMMVSGRAAIARAEILSQLERDGDALAMLDRVFSNTTDPSLADIVARLQAGEALPFTQVRDVRDGMAEIFFAIGQALRREASPDYVLVYVRVASFLRPDHIDAQLLGAELLDGMGQYDLAVETYKKIPTDSPDYYAAELGRADALRRADKVNAAIEVLEKLAREHPELAIVHSSLGDMLRQQENYGEAARAYDRAVDLTEADDPSMWFLLYARGICHERERNWEQAESDFRTALELNPDQPQVLNYLGYSLVEKQIKLDEALGMIERAVAARPDSGYIVDSLGWVLYRLGRYDEAVGHMETAVSLMPVDPVVNDHLGDVYWAVGRKREAEFQWKRALSFIKPDDTDGEADPDRIRSKLEIGLDAVLAGEGAEPLKVANGSD, from the coding sequence ATGTTCTACCAGACCACCGCCGCCGCGCTGCTGACGCTTTCGCTGGCCCTGCCCGCCCCGGTGCTGGCGCAGTCGGGCTCGGGCGCCTACCTGGCCGGGCGGCACGCGGCCTTTGTCAGCGACTTCGCCAATGGCGACCGGTATTACGCGCGCGCGCTGAGCTATGACCGTGACAACCCGTCGCTGATGGAAAGCGTCGTGGTGTCGCGGCTGGCGCTGGGCGAGGTGAACAAGGCGGTGCCGATCGCGCAGCGCATGGAGGAGCTGGGGCTGCAAAGCCAGCCGGCGCATATGACGGTGGTGGCCGATCTGGCCGCGCGCGGCGAATACGAAGCGATCCTGTCCCGCGACCCGGAAACGGTAGGGGTCGGACCGCTGGTCGACGGGCTGATCGCCGCCTGGGCGCATCTGGGGGCCGGGTCGGTAGCCCAGGCGCTGGAACAGTTCGACAAGGTGGCCGAGGATGACGGCCTGCGCAACTTCGCGCTCTACCACAAGGCGCTGGCGCTGGCCTCGGTCGGCGATTTCGAAGGCGCCGAGGCGATCTTTGCCGCCGACGAGGACGGCATGATGGTCAGCGGTCGCGCCGCCATCGCGCGCGCCGAAATCCTGTCGCAGCTGGAACGCGACGGTGACGCGCTGGCGATGCTGGACCGGGTGTTCTCGAACACCACCGACCCGTCGCTGGCCGATATCGTGGCCCGGTTGCAGGCGGGCGAGGCGCTGCCCTTTACCCAGGTCCGCGATGTCCGCGACGGCATGGCCGAGATCTTCTTTGCCATCGGCCAGGCGCTGCGCCGCGAGGCCTCGCCCGATTATGTGCTGGTCTATGTCCGGGTCGCGTCGTTCCTGCGCCCCGACCATATCGACGCGCAACTGCTCGGCGCCGAGTTGCTGGACGGGATGGGCCAGTATGACCTGGCGGTCGAGACCTACAAGAAGATCCCGACGGACAGCCCGGATTACTACGCCGCCGAACTGGGCCGCGCCGACGCGCTGCGCCGCGCCGACAAGGTCAACGCCGCGATCGAGGTCCTGGAAAAGCTGGCGCGCGAACATCCCGAACTTGCGATCGTGCATTCGTCGCTCGGTGACATGCTGCGGCAGCAGGAAAACTACGGCGAGGCCGCACGGGCCTATGACCGGGCGGTGGACCTGACCGAAGCGGACGACCCGTCGATGTGGTTCCTGCTCTATGCCCGCGGCATCTGCCACGAACGCGAAAGGAACTGGGAACAGGCCGAATCGGATTTCCGCACCGCGCTGGAGTTGAACCCGGACCAGCCGCAGGTGCTGAACTATCTCGGCTATTCGCTGGTGGAAAAGCAGATCAAGCTCGACGAGGCGCTCGGGATGATCGAACGCGCGGTCGCCGCGCGGCCCGACAGCGGCTATATCGTCGACAGCCTGGGCTGGGTGCTCTACCGGCTGGGCCGCTACGACGAGGCGGTGGGCCACATGGAAACCGCCGTTTCGCTGATGCCTGTGGACCCGGTGGTGAACGACCACCTGGGCGATGTCTACTGGGCCGTGGGCCGCAAGCGCGAGGCCGAATTCCAGTGGAAACGCGCCCTGTCCTTCATCAAACCGGACGACACCGATGGCGAGGCCGACCCGGATCGCATCCGCAGCAAGCTCGAGATCGGGCTGGACGCGGTTCTGGCCGGGGAAGGAGCCGAGCCGCTCAAGGTGGCCAATGGCTCCGACTGA
- a CDS encoding electron transfer flavoprotein-ubiquinone oxidoreductase, with protein sequence MSEIEREAMEYDVVIVGAGPAGLSAAIRLKQLDGDLNVVVLEKGSEVGAHILSGAVLDPCGLDALIPDWKDKGAPLNVPVAKDNFYMLGEAGKIRVPNWPMPPLMNNHGNYIVSMGNVCRWMAKQAEALGVEVFPGMACSELVYGDTGEVRGVVAGEFGKNPDGTPGPSYEPGMELHGKYVFLSEGVRGSLAKEVIARYDLSAGKEPQKFGIGMKEIWEIDPAKHREGTVTHTMGWPLGSNAGGGSFVYHLENNQVYVGFVVHLNYKNPHVFPYMEFQRFKHHPMMAQLLEGGKRVAYGARAISEGGYQSMPKMVAPGVALLGCSVGMVNVPRIKGNHNAMLSGKAAAEAAYAAIQAGRSADELTAYEDEVRTGAIGRDLKKVRNVKPFWSKWGLIPSLVLGGFDMWTNTLGFSLFGTMRHGKTDAAVTEEASKHKPIDYPKPDGKLSFDRLTNVSFSFTNHEEEQPCHLRLADPDLPISVNLPKYDEPAQRYCPAGVYEVVREDGSDPRFVINFQNCVHCKTCDIKDPSQNINWVTPQGGDGPNYPNM encoded by the coding sequence ATGTCCGAGATTGAACGCGAAGCGATGGAATATGACGTTGTGATCGTCGGCGCGGGGCCGGCCGGTCTTTCGGCGGCGATCCGGCTGAAGCAGCTCGACGGCGATCTGAACGTGGTGGTGCTGGAAAAGGGCTCGGAGGTCGGCGCGCATATCCTGTCGGGCGCGGTCCTGGACCCGTGCGGGCTGGACGCCCTGATCCCGGACTGGAAGGACAAGGGCGCGCCGCTGAACGTGCCGGTCGCGAAAGACAATTTCTACATGCTGGGCGAGGCGGGCAAGATCCGCGTGCCCAACTGGCCGATGCCGCCGCTGATGAACAATCACGGCAACTATATCGTCAGCATGGGCAATGTCTGCCGCTGGATGGCCAAACAGGCCGAGGCGCTGGGGGTCGAGGTGTTCCCCGGCATGGCCTGTTCCGAACTGGTCTATGGCGACACTGGCGAGGTCAGGGGCGTGGTCGCGGGCGAATTCGGCAAGAACCCCGATGGCACCCCCGGACCGTCCTATGAACCGGGCATGGAACTGCACGGCAAATACGTTTTCCTGTCCGAAGGCGTGCGCGGCAGCCTCGCCAAGGAGGTGATCGCCAGATACGATCTCTCGGCCGGCAAGGAGCCGCAGAAATTCGGCATCGGCATGAAGGAAATCTGGGAGATCGACCCCGCCAAGCACCGCGAGGGCACCGTGACCCATACGATGGGCTGGCCGCTCGGGTCGAATGCGGGCGGCGGATCTTTCGTCTACCACCTTGAAAACAATCAGGTTTATGTGGGCTTCGTGGTCCACCTGAACTACAAGAACCCGCATGTCTTCCCCTATATGGAATTCCAGCGGTTCAAGCATCACCCGATGATGGCGCAGCTGCTCGAAGGCGGCAAGCGCGTGGCCTATGGTGCGCGGGCGATCTCCGAGGGCGGATACCAGTCGATGCCCAAGATGGTGGCGCCGGGCGTGGCGCTGCTGGGCTGTTCGGTGGGCATGGTCAACGTGCCGCGCATCAAGGGCAACCACAACGCGATGCTGTCCGGCAAGGCGGCGGCCGAAGCCGCCTATGCCGCCATCCAGGCCGGGCGCAGCGCCGACGAACTGACCGCCTACGAGGACGAGGTCCGCACCGGCGCGATCGGCCGGGATCTGAAAAAGGTCCGCAATGTCAAACCGTTCTGGTCGAAATGGGGGCTGATCCCGTCGCTGGTTCTGGGCGGGTTCGACATGTGGACCAATACGCTGGGCTTTTCGCTGTTCGGCACCATGCGCCACGGCAAGACCGACGCCGCGGTGACCGAGGAGGCCAGCAAGCACAAGCCGATCGACTATCCCAAACCCGACGGCAAGCTGAGCTTCGACCGGCTGACCAATGTCAGTTTCTCCTTCACCAACCACGAGGAGGAACAGCCCTGCCACCTGCGGCTGGCCGATCCGGACCTGCCGATTTCGGTCAACCTGCCGAAATACGACGAACCGGCGCAACGCTATTGCCCGGCCGGGGTCTACGAAGTGGTGCGCGAGGATGGCAGCGATCCGCGCTTTGTCATCAACTTCCAGAACTGCGTCCACTGCAAGACCTGCGACATCAAGGATCCCAGCCAGAACATCAACTGGGTCACCCCGCAGGGCGGCGACGGGCCGAATTACCCCAATATGTGA
- a CDS encoding TIGR03862 family flavoprotein, producing MADRMMPPEAGGEKPRALVVGAGPAGLMAAGELARAGAAVLLAEARPSPARKLLMAGKSGLNLTRAEDPGPFMAAYGDAAGWLRPIIAAFGADAVQDWARGLGQELFVGSTGRVFPVAMKASPLLRAWLSELDALGVERRTRWRWQGWDDDAALFATPDGVQRVRADATVLAMGGASWSRLGSDGSWAPVLERAGVTLAPFAPANAGLCVTWSAHMAPLFGEPVKGVALLAGASRSRGEFVISGRGLEGGGIYAVFRAVREGAPLLLDLFPDLPEAEIARRLSRPRGKASLSNHLRRALKPGPVRTALLQEFGRPLPADPAALARLVKALPVAHAGPRPLDEAISTAGGVRGAAVDDGLMLTACPGVFCAGEMLDWEAPTGGYLLTGCLATGRWAGRAAARWLRL from the coding sequence ATGGCTGACAGGATGATGCCGCCGGAGGCGGGCGGCGAAAAGCCCCGCGCGCTGGTCGTGGGGGCGGGACCGGCAGGGTTGATGGCCGCCGGGGAACTGGCGCGGGCCGGCGCCGCCGTGCTGCTGGCCGAGGCCCGCCCGTCACCCGCCCGCAAGCTGTTGATGGCGGGCAAGTCGGGGCTGAACCTGACCCGGGCCGAAGATCCCGGCCCGTTCATGGCCGCCTATGGCGATGCGGCGGGCTGGTTGCGCCCGATCATCGCGGCCTTTGGCGCCGATGCGGTGCAGGACTGGGCGCGCGGGTTGGGGCAGGAGCTGTTTGTCGGTTCCACCGGGCGGGTGTTCCCGGTGGCGATGAAGGCGTCGCCCCTGTTGCGGGCCTGGCTGTCCGAGCTGGATGCCCTGGGCGTCGAACGCCGCACCCGCTGGCGCTGGCAGGGCTGGGACGATGACGCGGCGCTGTTCGCGACGCCGGACGGCGTGCAGCGGGTCCGGGCGGATGCCACCGTGCTGGCGATGGGCGGGGCGAGCTGGTCGCGGCTGGGATCGGATGGCAGCTGGGCGCCGGTGCTGGAACGCGCGGGCGTGACGCTGGCGCCGTTCGCCCCGGCCAATGCCGGGCTGTGCGTGACCTGGTCGGCGCATATGGCGCCGCTGTTCGGGGAACCGGTCAAGGGCGTTGCGCTGCTTGCCGGGGCCTCGCGGTCGCGGGGCGAATTCGTGATCTCGGGGCGCGGGCTGGAAGGCGGCGGCATCTATGCGGTGTTCCGGGCGGTACGCGAAGGGGCGCCGCTGCTGCTGGACCTGTTCCCGGATCTGCCCGAGGCCGAGATCGCGCGCCGCCTGTCGCGCCCGCGCGGCAAGGCCAGCCTGTCGAATCACCTCCGCCGCGCGCTGAAGCCGGGGCCGGTCCGCACCGCGCTGCTGCAGGAATTCGGCCGCCCGTTGCCTGCTGACCCGGCGGCGCTGGCGCGGCTGGTCAAGGCGCTGCCCGTCGCCCATGCCGGCCCGCGCCCGCTGGACGAGGCGATCTCGACCGCCGGAGGCGTGCGCGGCGCGGCGGTCGATGACGGGTTGATGCTGACGGCCTGTCCGGGCGTGTTCTGCGCCGGCGAGATGCTGGACTGGGAGGCCCCGACCGGGGGCTACCTGCTGACAGGCTGCCTGGCGACCGGGCGCTGGGCCGGGCGTGCCGCCGCGCGGTGGCTGCGGCTCTAG
- a CDS encoding HNH endonuclease: protein MPDPICPLCGRPIPPDARQSLHHLVPRLKGGRRGDTVCLHDICHREIHATLTESELARDYSTVEALRAHPRLARFIAWVRKRPPGFTSRVPGKRRNRR, encoded by the coding sequence ATGCCCGATCCGATCTGTCCCCTCTGCGGTCGCCCGATACCGCCCGATGCCAGGCAGAGCCTGCACCATCTCGTGCCCAGGTTGAAAGGCGGGCGACGGGGCGACACCGTGTGCCTGCATGATATCTGCCATCGCGAGATACACGCCACCCTGACCGAAAGTGAACTGGCGCGCGACTATTCCACCGTCGAGGCCCTGCGCGCCCATCCCCGGCTGGCCCGGTTCATCGCTTGGGTCCGCAAACGCCCGCCGGGTTTCACCTCGCGGGTTCCCGGAAAGCGGCGCAACCGGCGCTGA
- a CDS encoding DUF2270 domain-containing protein: MSQAPGQQEAEPRKALSAAEIGAVAHLYRGEVYRSTIWRTRLDTTTNWAVVTLGVALSITFSSPGASPLPLVLVGVLLLFFLALEARRYRYFNVWRARCRWMETHFFAPMLHDGDLHMEEGWQETLAQDYWRPRYHVSMLTAVGRRIRRSYLWLLLIQMLAYLGKLLVHPVPATGLDVFVKRATVGHFPGILVLALGFAYCGVFIWLAVWSYRSDGRRMRTKKTAYSSMG, encoded by the coding sequence ATGTCGCAAGCACCGGGCCAGCAGGAAGCCGAACCGCGAAAGGCGCTCAGCGCCGCCGAGATCGGGGCCGTCGCCCATCTCTACCGGGGCGAGGTCTATCGGTCGACGATCTGGCGCACGCGGCTCGACACCACCACCAACTGGGCGGTGGTCACGCTGGGGGTGGCGCTGTCGATCACGTTTTCCAGCCCCGGCGCGTCGCCGCTGCCGCTGGTTCTGGTCGGGGTGCTGCTGCTGTTCTTCCTCGCGCTCGAGGCGCGGCGCTATCGTTACTTCAACGTCTGGCGCGCCCGCTGCCGCTGGATGGAGACCCATTTCTTTGCGCCGATGCTGCATGACGGCGACCTGCACATGGAGGAGGGCTGGCAGGAAACGCTCGCGCAGGATTACTGGCGGCCGCGCTACCATGTCTCGATGCTGACGGCGGTCGGGCGCCGGATCCGGCGATCCTATCTGTGGCTGCTCCTGATCCAGATGCTGGCCTATCTGGGCAAGCTGCTGGTGCATCCCGTCCCGGCCACGGGTCTGGACGTTTTCGTGAAACGGGCAACCGTCGGTCATTTCCCCGGCATTCTGGTGCTGGCGCTGGGGTTCGCCTATTGCGGCGTGTTCATCTGGCTGGCGGTCTGGAGCTACCGCAGCGATGGCCGCAGGATGCGGACCAAGAAGACCGCCTACAGTTCGATGGGCTGA